From the genome of Setaria viridis chromosome 1, Setaria_viridis_v4.0, whole genome shotgun sequence:
TGAACCAGAACCATATAAAATACGATCATGGCTCGTTGAGGTCTATTAGGACTGCTTGTGATGAACAGTTGTATCATATATGCAAAAACAAATGAGAGTAACAACTAAAAGTGAGTCCATCATCTTTTATGTGATGTTCAAAAACATGTTTCTTGAAAGTTGATCATACATCATAGGTGTAGGGCTATTGGTTGCCACATGGTCTACCACTCCAAGTCTCGACCTCTTTTTTGGGGAAAGGGGATAGAAATCCTATTAGGCCAACTCCAACAAATTGATTTTCCTCGATCCCCTTATCATCCTATAGGGGAATCCCCTTTCACAATTCAAAGATATTGGGAAGAGGTGCTAGATAGATTTTCCCTTTCCCCAACCTATCTCCCCTACTATGTGGGGCCACCTGTCAATGAGCTAATCCatctttcttcctctcctctatCTCCTTTTCCTCTACCTTGCCTCTTCTCTCGTGAGAGAGCAAGGAGCGCAGGTGGGCCAATGGCTGGCACGGGGGACGGCACGGCCAGCTAACAGCGGGATGGGACAGCGGTAGGGGCCTTCCTAGTGACGGCGCGGGGGTGTCCTGGGGCGACGCATTGGTTGCTCGGTGGTGGCACGGGGGTGACTTCTACGCTAGGGCAGGGGCGCCCAACAACCGCTCGTCAGCTGCCGCATGCCACGCGGAGGCCGAGGCGAGCAGAAGATTCACACGGGCAAGAGATGACACACAGGGATAGAAAGGAGGAAAGGGGAGAGGGTGTTGAGTCCCTTTTCTATAGGGTATTGGGATATGGTTTTTCTCAATTGAGAAAAATTTATAGGGAAAGGGAATTGTTTTTTCAATCTGTTGGAGGATGTTTTCCTACCTCAATCCCCTTTATGGCTGTTTATAGGAAAAGGAGATAGGTTTTCTcaatctgttggagttgctctcatATAGTAGAGGAAAAGTACAAGCACCTCAGTTGAAGAACAATACAAGCACCTCTATTTTGCAGAACACACTCTGAAAAAGATGGAAATTAGAAACATTCTAAGTTTTGCTTAGTTTGGCATAATCTAATGAAGTTCAGGTATCCATTATAAGCATATGTAATAATTGCGTGAAGTGTAGCATTTGTGATTGGGTGCCAACTCAAGCGGCCATTTTAGCTTAGCATCTTGGAACATGGATGGAGCGAGTGTAGAAAGTTGGAGCTtaaagcaactccaagagatcccctttctccttttccctttcCACTTTTCATCTATAAAGGAGATTGAGGGGGTAAAAAAACCCCTCCAACACATCCCCTTCCTCTTTATTCTTTTCTCAATCCCCTTTatgctcctccctctcccctttcTAAAGGGGAATTCACCCctctctctttccttctccctttcttccctTTTCTCTCCAACCGTACAATCCCATGGCTGATTCATTTTCTGGCCGCCCGATGTGGCTTGTCGTCCTGCCATCCTGGCCACGCGCGGCTGCACCGCAGGAGGTCGCCGCCTGCCCGTGCCCGGCTCTCGTTGCGCTGCTGCCCTAGCCCCGCACGGATGCACCGCAAGAGGAGCCCGTGCGCTGCTTGTCACACGGCCGTCCGCCCGTGCGCGGCACGACACCCCAGCCCCACGCGGCCGCATCGCAAGAGGATACGTGCCCACCTTTGCGCGGATCATCGTGCCTCCGTCCTGGGCGGCCACGCCGCTGGAAGGCGCTGCCCTCCATTATCCCTGTCAGCCCGCGCGATGCATGGACGGCTGCCGTCCCAGTCCTCCCGACCTCCGCACGCCACTCTACCTACCTGCACCGTGGGTGGCGCGGCCTTGCTAAGCACCACCATGGCTGCCGCGGTGATGAACCACGCGTGGAGCACGAGCAAACACAAGAGAAGAAAGAGTGGAgggggaaagaagaagaagaaaaccatATTACCCACTGCCATATGGGTCCCACATGTTAGGAAAGTAGAAAGGGGAAAGAGGAAAAGAGATGTGTTGTAGTAGCTCTCCCTTGTACGCTGGAAATTGTGAAAGGGGATTCCCCTAGAAGATGATAAAGGGGAAAGAGGAAGAACAAtttcttggagttgctcttatctCCCTTCCTCTAACCATCTCTTCtttgcccctctctctctcgttcCTTCTTTCCACAGAGCTGgggtgaggtggtggtggtggggggtgGAAGGCTTAGCCCCTGTCCCATGGTAGATGTGTTCTTAGTTATTTATTTATTAGTACATTGCTCTCTATCATTAGCTCTCTATGGTTTGGTCTTGGATGATCTTGAGCACAATAATTGTATTGGCaaaacaaacacacacacacaatctAATGGACAATGCAACTTATCTAACAGATAATTGCAAACTGCATGAAACATATTTTCTTAAAGGAATCATGAACCAGAACTATATGAAATATGGTCATGGTGGCTCGTTGTGGTTTATAAACACCGCTTGTGATGAGTAGTATGCTATATGCAGAAACTAATGAGAGTAACAACTAAAAATGAGAGCCATTATCTTTTTTGTGATGTTCAAAAACATATTTCTTGTACAAAATTATGATGCCACACTTCCAACGATGAATTGGAGGTTGATCTTTGATTTTGCAAGACGAGAAGATATTTAGACGACTGCTCGTTAGCAAAATTGATACACTATTTCTAATCATGCAGAATGTGTCGACCTCAAAGAAAGACGGTTCATCCTTTTCTCCACTGTTTGCATTGAATCAAGCGAATCCATGGGTTGCCTCAGAGCTCTGAGCAAGCATATCAATCATATCAAGGCCATCAGGGTCTAATGAAATGTATCGTCGGCTGATGATGGAATTTCTGCTTGAGCGCACGGTGACCGTTGTCGCGTCGCGTGAAGACTTCGGCTGTTCGGTGGGGTCGTCGTGTCTTCCTCTAGGAAACGGTGGCAAGATCCTTCGTCCACGAGACCACGACGCCAGCGGCCTCCCTGGCCGCCGTTGAGGTCAGCAGGTCAATCTACCTTATCTCTCGGATCCGCCGCCCACCTCCTGATCATGCTGTACTGTACTGAAAGTGCATTTgaccccctaagtgggttttggtgttgatgacatgcatggttagaggactaataattttatcatGTGATTAACAGGTTTTAATTctaaagaagtgcaaaggttatgAAAGGAATCTCAAGAACCCCCAAATTTCAAAGAAAGAACAGTGTTAAACTCAAAAGAAgacttttctataatttctaattttgaatttgagtataggaacaccATACTATTAAGGGGGATgcggatggatagcttgaagatgctaaagtgctcaattgagatgctaaccacccattgagAGACACAACTCATTCACTTGCACACTTGTTTTCTCACATTTTCTatgagtgtcggaagttccgacaccggCCGGAAGTATTCAGAAACTTCCGATTGGGGGTGCTCAGCTGTTTTTATCTAGCAGTGTTGGAAGTTCTGACACTATATCGAAAGTTCCGATAAAGGCCACCGGAAGTTTCTTGAAACTTCTGAGGAGAAGCTCTCAGCTGTTTTAATTTAACTTCGTCGGAGTTCTGACAAGAACATAAATGTATTGTAACAGCTAGTTTTGGGAGCTCatgtataaataccccctcagccccccaTTCATTGCTGCTGAACAACTCGAGCTAAAACAGCCCCAAGCATTGAATACTCCCCCCCACTCCCTTTTGAGCTAAATCCTTGAGAGTTTGAGCTAGGGATTGGGTGAGAGCAAGGTTGAAGGTGTGAGTCTTGAGGATCTGAGTGTGAGGTCtaacaaattcatctcaagagcactccaAGCATCTTCGACCATCGATtcacgtttgttactcttgaagcttgcttctagatggCTAGGCGTCGCCTGTTTGAGCGtcctctttgtgtggtgcgcccGGGAACGTTGGTATTACCCATCCTtcgtggattcatagtaagtgactcaatcctcctttgtggttgattgagggaggtaaagggttagtgaggatcCGGTTCTTTGTGActcctcaatggagacgtagcttcctttgttGAAGTGAACTTTGGCAAAGAAAtccttgtctcttgtgcttattgtgttcttcaTGTTCATATTGACCTAGAAGCTTGATTTAAGCCGATCTATAAGTTTGTGTGGTTCCTTGCATATCTATCACCTGCAGTAGTCTCTACACTTCTTTTataatcttttgattcaaaCAGAATTGGCAGATTCAGGtttcattttgaattttgttCAGCTCACTTTCtactgtcggaagttccgaccctgtaccggaagttccgacccatcggaagttccggcacagcatcggaagttccgatatatctaataccgctgcgaagtttttcatgaaaaatttgaagtgagcctattcacccccctctaggcatcacacgaTCCTTTCATATACATATGTACTACCTCCCGCCCTGCAGCACCTAAAGCTCAGTGCGCGCGTGGGGTTCCCAAGTCTCATCCCTTCCATgatttccatccatatccacGAGCTCTATTTCTTGCcacccttctttttttttttaactagtTAAGTAAAGCTGCTGGGCCTCCTTTTTGTTGAGACCATATTTTATGATGAGTGAGGCCCAATGAGCATTTTTTAGCTAGGAAAAAGCTTCCACGCGCATGGTCACGCTCGCTCCAAAGCGTGTGACCCTCACAACCCACGGCCTATAGCACGTAATATGGGCTGTGGCTTGTCTGTGAACCTAAGGCTGAGCGCATGTGCTGAGCTGCTAGCCCAAGTACCTATTAACCTTTGTTCTTTTTTTACTAGTCCGTTTTATCCCTCTAATTTGTGATATTTTTTATATGGGGTGTCTGTTTTCAAATTTGATTGCACCAGTCTGTTTACGATAAGATCTATAAAACAAGATCCACGATGCATATGTTTTAGATTAATTTTACACAATGGCAACTTATATTTTGGTACATTAGCTACTTCTATATCAAGTTTGTAGCAACTTATGTTCAAACCTCCAAACAAACTTTACATGTAAGTTGCTACAGGAATAATTTTGAACCCAATACCATTACATACATGAAGCATCTACATAAGTTGCCACATTATCTTTAGATGAGTTGTTATTTTAGCTGCGCGGAAGTTGTATACACAACCTTTACCTAAGTTATTGCATTTGTCTCTGTATAAATTTGATGAACGACATTAGGCATGCAATATAAGTTGCTACATCTCTAAATAAGTTGATAAGTATTCTCTGCATAGTTTGTTAAATTGTTTCTATATAAGTTGTCAATTAGTCTGCATGTAAGTTTAATAGATAAGTTGCTACACACTTGATATATAAGTTGCTAGTATACATACGTAGTCTCTGCATAGTTTGTTAAATTGTCTCTATATAAGTTGCTTGTAACCGTAACTTGCTACCATGAGGTTAAAGCTCTGTTATGTTTATATATTGTCCTGTTATGTTCCATATAGTCTGGGAGTCTGTTCGCTACTTCGGGAACCTCCGAGGTGCCTCTGAGGCAGTCCAACCttatttgggtgttgttggagGGCATGCTGCTTCATTGATCCCTGAGGCAACCCCATGATCCTATCTAGACATAAAATTTCGATGTATGATTATTTAACTACCGTGTATTCCAACAAAGTTATTATTGTGGTTGGAGTTTGCATACACCCATATTATTACCCTACATCCACTCAGTGCTTGCAGTAATATACTAAAGTGAGATTCTACAGGAATTTGTAGTGCTCTTTGTTCTTGATGGTTGTTGAAAATGGGATTGTTCCTTAGTAACTTGGCTGATTATGTATTGCCCTAGGTCAATAGAATGATTACAGCTGGCTGAATAATTTATTAATTGGTCAACTACCTGATTAATCTGCCTGTTCTTTCTTGCTACCTGGTCAACTACCTGATTAATGTTGTTTTTCACATGCATGAATGTTAGCACCTGTTTTTCTTGCTACCTGGCTGAgtgatccttttcttttttggttaaTTGCTGATGAATTCTTAGAAATTGGACATGTAGATGAACATGTGTGATAATTGGAGCCAAATTAATTACTGATGCTCTATTAGAAATAGCATCTCTTGCTTCTTTAATATTATTTTCATTTTATCTAATGCTGTGCATGGTAGTGGTGACTGGTTTGTGGCATGATCAGTAATGGATTAATTAAATAGTAGATTAAGTTTTCATTTACGACTTTTTAATGCTGACTATTGTTTATTGTATTGTTTTAGAATCAATAAAAAGCGAGGTGTTGAAGAACACGAatagaagaaagaatgttggaggaaggTTGGTAAGCTTGAAGCCAAGATATTTTTCTGTTCAGTTTCAGAACATTGTATTTACTTGTAGTCTATATTGCCTAGCTGGTATGCTCGACCAATTTTTGATTTTGTTGATATTATTACATCACctgattatttttttcttctgcaTGTGTATAACATAGCTATGATTTTCTATGGTGCTGCTAGCATCATCTTTATGTATAGTTGAGGTCCCTTAGTTCATGTTCAGAATTGATTGTTAGAACCATATCTTTATGTATAGTTGAGGTCCCTTAGTTCATGTTCAAAATTGATTGTTAGAACCATCAGTATGCCTTGTTTACTAGTTGTTTTGGTCTATCTTAGTTAAATGTAATTAGTTAACTTTACTATAAGGAAACATGCATTTTTGTTTCTTAACTAAATTAAACTTTAGTTAACTTTGACAGGATGTAGTAACTCCTATATTGATACATACAATTGCTTGCTGCATTGGTTCTGAAGTTCTTGTTCTTGTGTTGGCTATGTGCAGAGGAAGAAGGGATCATTCTAGCATTACAGTTTTCTGGCTGTGCTATGTTTGCGATGTATGTTTAgcatgatggtggtggtggctaaCTATTGTTTATTGGTTTTTTTCAGAATCAGTGCACAGTGAAGAACATGAATAggagaaagaatgttggagggaAGGTGGTTGGCTTATTTTACTAGCTAAATCTCTTATGCAATAATTAGATTATGCGGCAACATTTGAGTTAAAAGTAGAGTTTTGTAGCTAATTAAGCAGATGCTTTAAACATACAAAGAGCATATGTTCTTTTAGTCCAGCTGGATGCAAATGTAATATGGTGGTCTAACTATATGTATCATCTGAAGTCCAAGTTCAGGATTGTATCTTATTTATCAAGCTGCTATTTTTTCTAGATTTTCCCTTGATTTTAGGTATTTTTTGAGGTATTTTGTGAACTGTGAGCTATTTTCGGTATAGTGTGCACAAGAGACTAGGGGGTTCTCCACTGGAGTTTTACTCCCAAACGGTGACATCGGAAGGGGGCCATTCTCTCCTGATCTGGGCAGGGATGCGCAGTTCCAGGATAATTAAGGGTGAGGGTTGTGATGCCCTGGGTAGGCCTGACTTGAGCTGCCAAAGTAGCCCTAAGGGGCACCATATTTCTTGGGCATTTTGGCTATCAAAACCGTAGTACCCTCGTTCCTGTGTAGTAGTGAAAAAGTGTATTGTTGCTAGAATAGGGTCACACAAGCACGTCACATGCATCTCTAAGGAGTGCTTCTTACCACGCCTATGTGAAAATCGGACCCTACTATTTTGTCAGGTTCTGATTAAAAATATGATGAACGGTGCCTGCAGGGCAAGCATATCTTGGGTTGCCCAGTTAGGGTGGCTCTCCTCATGCTATTAAGATAGAAGAACATTACATGTGGTTGGAAAAGTATGGTAAAGGAAAAAGataaaaatgtaaaaataatgAGATTGATTTATCTATTTGACACCCTTAACCCCGTGATATGGATATAATTTTGTGAAATTTCAACTCTTTTGCCACCAGACTCGCTAAAACTGGACCTTTTGAATTCTTTTTAAACCAGATCCTCCAAGTTTACGTGACATGGATGTTTTCAAGAGCAATAACTTTCGCATCTGAGCTTTAAATTGGgttgtccaaatatccatttcAATCACCTCGATGTTTTAGTCGTCAACGTCTTTGAACACAAAAGCTGCAAAAATGAActtttcaagcactctaaactttctctttaaaaaaaagcaaaaaagaacTTGTGGCTATGCTCTTGACAAATACGTCTCTTATTCTTTTAACATAACCAACGGCCATATACAGGCACAAACAGCAGGTCCTGTACCTGGATGAACATGGACAACATGCTCTTtcttctcaaaaagaaaaaatggttTACCCTCTCTTCAAACGTGAGGGAGGCGTTACTTGCAGTGGCTCATGAACGACCGCATTCACCGCTGCCGCCAGCTCCTGCGGCATGCTAAAGCCATCCCCCTGCGAGTAGAACAGATGCCCTAACTTGTAGGTGTTCCAGAAGATGTCTCTGCATGACCTAGGAATAGTTGCTTCCTTGCTGAGCACAAGCCTCAGCAGCTCCCTCCGGGAATCAGCGACGAGCCCCAAAATCTCCCTCTTCGCCGCTTCACTACTGGAGGCGCCATGGCCAAGAACATGGAGCAGGACGCTATTGATGATGCCCTGGCTCTTCTCCTTGTCGTATGTCTGTATATCGTTGAGGAGACGACAGCAGATGGACGCATGCCTGAGCAGGTCCTTGTACTCCGAACCCCTCACAATGTCTTCCGAGAGTTCCGGTCCGACCAAGTAGAGCGATGGAGAAACAATGGGGCCCAGCACCATGGTAACCTCTGCAACCGGCATGTACTCTTGCATGGTCGGCACATACCTTTTCCTCGTCCACTCTGCCTCAGTCATGTTGGCCCGCACCGCGTTTACCCACTGCACAGAAGAATATCATATAATCCTAACTTAACTCAATGATAATGTACCGTAATTCATATATCTCAAAAGGCAAAGCCAAAATCTTACAACTTCAGCAATATGGCCGATGACCCTGCGATTCTGAACCTCTGCAGCCTTCGCTCCGATCTGGTTATTGGTGTTGTAAATAGCATAGAACATGATTTCTACATCCTCAGAGCAGAACCCGATCCCGGCATGCGCATCCCATCTGCCACAACAAAAGAGATAATGCCACTGCTTATCTTAATTTTCAAGTGCCACTGAACATAAGGTATTGAGAGCAGTGTTGTACTTCTCAATCAACGTGACAAGGTTTTCTAGCTCTTCGGTTGAACCTCCAccatcaaagaagtcatcaaCTATTGTGGTCAGAATACTATTTTGAATCCACGCGATGCTGGCATGGTACAATTCAGGAGGGAAGATGGTGGAAGCCATAAAGATGGGCAAATCCAAAGACACGGCTCTTGTAAACTTGAACCGGTTCAGACCAGCCTCTTTTGCCCATCTGTTTCCGAAAAGTTGCTAAAAAGGTTAGAACCCAAACAGCCAAACTTGTTCGTTTGATTATTATTTATTAGAAATAGCATGAAGGGCAGATACAAATACCTCTCAATGCACCCAAGTTCTTTCTTGTACAGAGATTGGGAGATATGGAATTTTTGAGTGGCTAGTGCCAGGATATCTTCAGCTGCCTGACATGCCCTGATTCACATTCATTGTGCCATTATTGAAACACATCCTATCACTAGTGAAGCACGAATTATTAATTTCTTTCTAGAGGGACTCACAAGAATGCCGATTTTTGCATCCGGATCCCCTTGGTGTTGAAATGCTCTATGTTCCTCTTGTGCTCTAGTGGTCCTACGGTGGCCAAGTGAAATGGAAATTTAAGGGCGCCTTCTACCTGAAAGTATGTTGGAATACGTTCAAATGGGAATCTGAAAAAGAAGGTATTGTGCTCTGGACTCTGGTGATTACCTCGTGACGCATTATTGGTATTGACAGTCTATTGGAACATAGTTGTTCATGCAGCAGTTTACCAGACCATGAACCAATGTTTTGTAGGTTACATTCATCTTCGTAGATACATACTTGTGAAGCTTTGTACAATTTGAGCAACGTCTTCGTATCATTTATGTGTCCGTGCAGTGATTCCTGGAATCTAGACTCATCAGCAAAGTGAGACATTGCATCTGCATCAAAGTATTAGGAGAATGTCAAAATTCAGAATAGAACTACTGAAAGTTAGCAGGAGTATAAGAAGTACCAGAGGAGATGTCATATCCGTGCATGCGCAGTAATCGAAATGCCATTGCACATGTCTCCATATCCATGATTATCTCCTCATCATATTGAAGCCAAGACCTGCACCTTAAATCTAGTGAGGACAAATGAGAATGTTTGAGATAGCAAATGTGAACAGAGATATTACCTGTATGTCATGTCCAATATGTTGTTTTTTTCATAAGCAAAATAATATGATATTCCCATATTTTGAAGGACGTCAATCATGCAAAGCTGTGAGTGTACATTTGATGGATAGATCGTTGGAGCTGCAAACAATAGTTAAGTTCAGAGAATTCAACTAGTTGCATCATCAACGGGTTTTTGACAAGGCACACCTGAGCTGCCCAACTTGTTTACAAGGAACTCCAAGTACTTGAGCGCATTCGCATTGTGGCCGTGGATTGCTAAGGCGGCAGTTGCGGAGGGCGAGTTGAATAATGATCCATTCTTGCTTTGATATGTCAAAACTCCATCCCAGTCTTGTACGTCTGCTAATCCTTCTGCTATGTATGCCATGTAGGCTTTTCTTCCCAAAGCCATGCTACCACAACCCATATACATGATATTAATTAAATATGTCAGGCTGAAGCTTTGAAAGGCAAAATAAAGAATAAATGTCTGTAGCTTCTCTGTACATGAAAACATGCAATTGGCATGaggaataagaaaaaaaattccaagGATAGTGAAAAAACCATGATAAGATCTATATCAGAAAACATGCAGTTGGCATGAGGATTTGCATATATGCAGTGGCAAACCTTTGTCGTAACTCTATTTCTCGGAGGCGGAAAATCCCATCAACATCAGATTGCTTTAGTGGGAATTCCAATCCTAAGTCAATTCCCAACCTTATCATGCCAGGAAAGATGATGTTGAATCCTAGAGGTGCACTGCACTTCTCATCCATAATGTAGGACGAATTCTTTTCGATGAAACAGAGCCCTGAAATGACAGGGAACCATGCCAACGCAAACAACCTATTAACAAGGTCATAGACTCATAGTTATAGATGGATATAAATTTAGTATTAACATGTGTTGATTCAATGGTCATACCTTTCCTGATGTGTTCATCACCGATGTTCCATGTCTTCAGTGCTAGAATGCATGACAACGTCGAGGAGATGGCATCCTTGCCAAGCGAACACGGGTCAAGGTGACCTAGCCCCCAGGAACCATCATTATGCTGGTTTTGCAGTATCCACTCCACAAACAGAGGAAAGCGTGGTGCCTGAGGAGCACCCTTTGCATGCACCATTGCAACCCAAGCCGTGTCATACGATGATGGCAGCTGCTCAGGGACAAGGAGCTTCTGTCGGACCGTATTCTCCAGCTCCCATGTGTTCTATTAGGGCAAGGTTCATGATTACCACTGTAAGTTTCTGACCAAGAATAGTACATCAAGGAACTAAAAGTTGTTGGTCGTACATACCTTACTTTGAAGGGCAACTTTGATGTCTCCAAATATCTTATTGGCAAACCCTGTTTGCGGATATTAAATGTTTTCATTTGCATAAAAGACAACGGTCTTTTTCATTAGTGGACGGTCTACATGTTTTCAACATGAAGAAGCATGCAATTCGGCTCCGAGATCTTAATATGTTAGTACCTCTCCGATGATGACTTCCCCATGGTTAGTTATCATGATACAAGTGATATATAGTTTGTATTCCTAAATTtcattaaggccccgtttgggtccaaggaattggaatctatttaatggagtacgctaatttatgttggaatgtggcattccacaactttccaaagtttagatataagtctatcttaaattcatggggtgggagatggaaattgattctatagattatggttattagaatggaattcaattcttatagcacgctcttagactcgcttctctatagtagaagtgcagcatacaagtatctctcccatatcaccaactataatatacaactatattccacatacaattatattagcttaattaatttgtgtctaaattatgattattaggatggaattcaattccaatgatccaaacggggcctaaaagAAATTTATTTGTAGTACCCTAGTATGTCAATAATGCAAGGCACAGATTGGCAAGTAGGTTGGAAGAGATTTACTTTCCTAAGGCTACAGATAAATGTTATCCCTGCTCGTTCTTACAAGCATATTGTAGGTGACTTTTCGAGGGATCAAGATGGTGACAAGACGAGGAGATGAATAGGATCCCACAAATTCTCCTCGAAAGAACAAGACTATGTATACCAACACACCTACAAACTTCTCTTCTAGCAAGTACCCAACTTACGTAGCTATAATTAACCACTTAGCCTAGTTAACAAAGctataaaaatattaatgaATATAGaagcaaaaacaaaaggaacGAGAGAAAAATGAGATGGACCGGAAACTCCTGGAAAATATTTAGAAATTCTACAAAGATCTTTGGAAAATTTAACATCAGAAATTCTAACTAATTCTTCGGAAGTTTACACACGAAGTTTCAAATAAAACAACTAAAAGAATtggaaaaatattgaaatttgATCAAATAACCTCCAAATCCAATAAATTTAAA
Proteins encoded in this window:
- the LOC117844058 gene encoding dolabradiene synthase KSL4, chloroplastic is translated as MVHAKGAPQAPRFPLFVEWILQNQHNDGSWGLGHLDPCSLGKDAISSTLSCILALKTWNIGDEHIRKGLCFIEKNSSYIMDEKCSAPLGFNIIFPGMIRLGIDLGLEFPLKQSDVDGIFRLREIELRQSMALGRKAYMAYIAEGLADVQDWDGVLTYQSKNGSLFNSPSATAALAIHGHNANALKYLEFLVNKLGSSAPTIYPSNVHSQLCMIDVLQNMGISYYFAYEKNNILDMTYRSWLQYDEEIIMDMETCAMAFRLLRMHGYDISSDAMSHFADESRFQESLHGHINDTKTLLKLYKASQVCIYEDECNLQNIGSWSGKLLHEQLCSNRLSIPIMRHEVEGALKFPFHLATVGPLEHKRNIEHFNTKGIRMQKSAFLACQAAEDILALATQKFHISQSLYKKELGCIERWAKEAGLNRFKFTRAVSLDLPIFMASTIFPPELYHASIAWIQNSILTTIVDDFFDGGGSTEELENLVTLIEKWDAHAGIGFCSEDVEIMFYAIYNTNNQIGAKAAEVQNRRVIGHIAEVWVNAVRANMTEAEWTRKRYVPTMQEYMPVAEVTMVLGPIVSPSLYLVGPELSEDIVRGSEYKDLLRHASICCRLLNDIQTYDKEKSQGIINSVLLHVLGHGASSSEAAKREILGLVADSRRELLRLVLSKEATIPRSCRDIFWNTYKLGHLFYSQGDGFSMPQELAAAVNAVVHEPLQVTPPSRLKRG